The following are encoded together in the Capsulimonas corticalis genome:
- a CDS encoding DJ-1/PfpI family protein — MSVKKILMLVGDYVEDYEVMVPFQALLMVGHRVDAVCPKKKSGEFVRTAIHDFEGDQTYSEKRGHNFVLNATFDEIQAGDYDALVIPGGRAPEYLRLNPRVLEIIRSFAEAKKPIAALCHGPQLLATAGVLRGVSCSAYPAVGPEVTAAGGEFVDIAVDQAHTDRNFVSGPAWPAHPAWLRQFLEVLGTKIEP, encoded by the coding sequence ATGAGCGTCAAGAAGATCTTAATGCTGGTGGGCGACTATGTTGAGGATTACGAGGTGATGGTTCCGTTCCAGGCGCTGCTGATGGTCGGGCATCGCGTGGATGCGGTGTGCCCGAAGAAAAAGTCCGGTGAATTTGTCCGAACCGCGATCCATGACTTCGAAGGCGATCAGACGTATAGCGAAAAGCGCGGACATAACTTTGTGCTGAACGCGACTTTTGACGAGATCCAGGCGGGGGATTACGACGCGCTAGTGATTCCCGGCGGCCGCGCCCCGGAGTATTTGCGACTGAACCCGCGCGTGCTGGAAATCATCCGGAGCTTCGCCGAAGCCAAAAAGCCGATCGCCGCGCTATGCCACGGTCCGCAGCTTTTGGCGACGGCCGGTGTGCTGCGCGGTGTGTCCTGTTCGGCCTATCCGGCGGTCGGGCCGGAAGTGACCGCCGCCGGCGGAGAGTTTGTCGATATCGCCGTGGATCAGGCCCACACGGACCGCAATTTCGTTTCGGGACCGGCCTGGCCGGCGCATCCAGCGTGGCTTCGTCAGTTCCTGGAAGTTCTGGGAACGAAAATCGAGCCTTGA
- a CDS encoding PQQ-binding-like beta-propeller repeat protein yields the protein MNKRHAGTWTACAAVLTVMLHPYPATAATDASANSGAATLDSVTLYRNNPERTGFTQKTLTTPLSLFWKFTSSASPDTPSSPVAQDGILYFACGPAVYAVRESDGSQVWKFAPSSDKDAKPFKNTPAIDDGFLYVGGDDYNFYKIDIKNGKQVWVFKAPYGIRSQPIVQGGLVLFGSEDGVCYALDIKTGEVAWSATTNGSVSAPPMMTSPSVVVFASSDNSLYAFNPLTGRNAWSVKLPTDPTHSPPIYSGNEIFVAADEYFFCLTGRTGATRWQTKLGSPVTTPLTYSHSSIFFGTQDNNIISLSDRGKIQWSTDIGYPTSAAPLLAGDTLFVPTQHGIVYALSASSGKILWNYVVQAAGTDKQPKLEFTDIASSPILVNGALYVLSDDGSLSAFRADATDHAPPLFSKFTPAPTTTVGGVRVPYSALIIDEGSGVNPASVSLSVDGSKVPPVEYDPSFNGAHVITHVDDPEDRVPHLADGPHQVILTASDWRGNKATTTWSFTVDNKLNPEDTKGYVPPTTTPNARQNRGQQNGGAAQPGGATGQTPGGGGNNNGGRATPGGGGVTNGGGGVAPTPKPKPTPTPTPNPPAGGGPPPPPL from the coding sequence ATGAACAAGCGCCACGCAGGCACATGGACGGCTTGCGCCGCAGTCCTGACGGTCATGCTCCACCCTTATCCAGCCACCGCCGCAACAGATGCTTCCGCAAACTCGGGCGCGGCCACCCTGGATTCCGTGACGCTTTACCGAAATAATCCGGAACGCACTGGATTTACTCAGAAGACGCTGACGACGCCGCTGTCGCTGTTCTGGAAGTTTACGTCGTCCGCTTCCCCGGATACTCCCTCCTCGCCGGTCGCGCAGGACGGGATTCTCTACTTCGCATGCGGTCCCGCCGTGTACGCGGTGCGGGAGTCCGATGGATCTCAGGTATGGAAGTTCGCGCCGTCGTCCGACAAAGACGCCAAGCCGTTCAAAAACACGCCCGCGATTGACGATGGCTTCTTATATGTCGGCGGCGACGATTACAACTTCTACAAGATCGACATCAAGAACGGCAAGCAGGTATGGGTCTTCAAAGCGCCCTACGGCATCCGTTCGCAGCCGATCGTTCAGGGCGGCCTGGTCCTCTTCGGCAGTGAAGACGGCGTCTGCTACGCTCTCGATATCAAAACGGGAGAAGTGGCGTGGTCGGCCACGACGAACGGTTCCGTCTCGGCGCCGCCGATGATGACATCCCCCTCGGTCGTCGTTTTCGCATCCTCGGACAACAGTCTGTACGCGTTCAACCCGCTCACGGGCCGCAACGCCTGGTCGGTCAAATTGCCGACGGACCCCACGCATTCTCCGCCGATCTACAGCGGCAACGAGATTTTTGTCGCGGCGGATGAGTACTTCTTCTGCCTGACCGGCCGTACGGGCGCCACGCGCTGGCAAACGAAGCTGGGATCGCCGGTCACCACGCCGCTGACCTATTCGCATAGCTCGATCTTCTTCGGCACACAAGACAACAACATCATCTCCCTGTCGGATCGCGGCAAGATCCAATGGTCGACGGATATTGGGTATCCCACCAGCGCCGCTCCGCTGCTGGCCGGCGACACCCTCTTTGTCCCGACACAGCATGGCATTGTTTACGCGCTTTCGGCCAGCAGCGGCAAGATCCTTTGGAACTATGTCGTCCAGGCCGCCGGCACGGACAAGCAGCCAAAGCTGGAGTTTACCGACATCGCCTCATCGCCGATCCTGGTGAACGGCGCACTGTATGTCCTGAGCGACGACGGCAGCCTGTCGGCGTTCCGCGCCGACGCCACGGACCACGCTCCGCCGCTGTTCTCGAAGTTCACTCCGGCGCCCACGACAACTGTCGGCGGCGTGCGTGTTCCTTATAGCGCGCTGATCATCGACGAAGGATCCGGCGTCAACCCGGCCAGCGTCTCGCTGTCCGTGGATGGCTCGAAAGTGCCGCCGGTCGAATACGATCCCAGCTTCAATGGCGCCCACGTGATCACCCATGTCGACGATCCGGAAGATCGGGTGCCGCACCTTGCCGACGGCCCGCACCAGGTCATCCTCACGGCTTCAGATTGGCGCGGAAACAAGGCCACCACGACCTGGAGCTTCACCGTCGATAACAAACTCAACCCGGAAGACACCAAGGGTTACGTCCCGCCGACCACTACGCCGAACGCGCGCCAGAATCGCGGCCAGCAGAACGGCGGAGCGGCGCAGCCGGGCGGCGCTACAGGCCAGACGCCTGGCGGCGGCGGCAATAACAACGGCGGGCGAGCCACGCCGGGCGGCGGCGGCGTGACGAATGGAGGAGGCGGCGTTGCGCCCACTCCAAAGCCGAAGCCCACCCCCACTCCTACGCCGAACCCGCCCGCTGGCGGCGGACCGCCTCCTCCGCCTCTGTAG
- the cysD gene encoding sulfate adenylyltransferase subunit CysD yields the protein MNSYSLTHLKELEAESIFVIREVAAQFERPALLFSGGKDSIVLSHLARKAFAPAKIPFPLLHIDTGHNFPETLEYRDAWVDQLGAKLIVKYVQDSIDSGRVVEEKGFNASRNALQTVTLLDALEELKIDAALGGARRDEEKARAKERFFSHRDEFGQWDPKNQRPELWNLFNGKKQIGEHFRVFPISNWTEMDVWQYLYQEKIELPSLYFTHQRQMIARDGQLLYASEALNKRPDEVPVEYQVRFRTIGDMTCTGAVLSPANSMEEIIQEVAASRVTERGTRADDKRSEAAMEDRKKQGYF from the coding sequence ATAAACTCGTACAGTTTGACTCATCTCAAAGAATTGGAAGCGGAGTCGATCTTCGTCATCCGCGAAGTCGCGGCCCAGTTCGAGCGGCCCGCGCTGCTGTTTTCTGGCGGCAAGGACTCGATCGTGCTCAGCCATCTGGCGCGCAAGGCCTTCGCCCCCGCCAAAATCCCCTTCCCTTTGCTGCACATCGACACCGGACACAACTTTCCCGAAACGCTGGAGTATCGGGACGCCTGGGTGGACCAGCTCGGCGCGAAGCTGATCGTGAAGTATGTGCAGGATTCCATCGATTCCGGCCGCGTGGTCGAGGAAAAGGGCTTTAACGCCAGCCGCAACGCCCTGCAAACCGTCACGCTGCTCGACGCGCTTGAAGAACTGAAAATCGACGCGGCGCTGGGCGGCGCGCGGCGCGATGAGGAAAAGGCGCGCGCGAAGGAGCGGTTCTTCTCGCATCGTGATGAATTCGGCCAGTGGGACCCGAAAAACCAGCGTCCCGAGCTCTGGAACCTCTTCAACGGCAAAAAGCAGATCGGCGAGCACTTCCGCGTCTTCCCGATCAGCAACTGGACGGAGATGGATGTCTGGCAGTATCTCTATCAGGAAAAGATCGAGCTTCCCAGCCTCTACTTCACGCACCAGCGCCAGATGATCGCTCGCGACGGCCAGCTCCTCTACGCCTCCGAAGCGCTGAACAAGCGTCCCGACGAAGTTCCGGTGGAGTATCAGGTCCGATTCCGCACGATCGGCGATATGACCTGCACCGGCGCGGTGCTTTCCCCGGCGAACTCCATGGAGGAGATCATCCAGGAAGTCGCCGCCTCCCGCGTCACCGAGCGCGGCACGCGCGCCGATGACAAGCGGTCTGAGGCGGCCATGGAAGACCGCAAAAAACAGGGTTATTTCTAA
- a CDS encoding GNAT family N-acetyltransferase, protein MLTMETDRLLLRPFRAEDFDELHHILSDAKTMQFWPAPFSREATQGWMERNIVRCADDGHGRMAMVQKQTGVIVGDCGIVPLEINGALENDLGYIVHHAFWNRGYASEAAAAQLDFGLRSLLLKRICANMPTTHGASRRIAEKIGMQYAGEFLNTRNRMIPTCLYTAETAD, encoded by the coding sequence ATGCTGACCATGGAAACGGACCGCCTGCTCCTCCGCCCGTTCCGCGCTGAAGACTTCGACGAACTCCACCATATCCTCTCCGACGCAAAGACCATGCAGTTCTGGCCGGCGCCCTTTTCACGCGAAGCCACCCAAGGCTGGATGGAGCGCAACATTGTCCGCTGCGCCGATGACGGGCATGGGCGCATGGCGATGGTCCAGAAGCAGACCGGCGTGATCGTGGGAGATTGCGGCATCGTTCCGCTGGAAATCAACGGAGCGCTGGAGAACGATCTGGGCTATATCGTTCACCACGCCTTTTGGAATCGGGGATATGCGTCGGAAGCGGCGGCCGCGCAGCTGGACTTTGGACTGCGCAGCCTCCTCCTCAAACGAATTTGCGCCAATATGCCGACGACGCACGGCGCCTCGCGCCGCATCGCCGAAAAGATCGGAATGCAGTACGCCGGCGAATTTCTCAACACGCGAAACCGCATGATTCCGACATGTCTCTACACCGCCGAGACGGCGGATTGA
- a CDS encoding alpha amylase family protein produces the protein MRHLHRLILTAALLGGAAAAHAQDPALPPSPVVDPAAGAPTPLVVPPPVLATPSSPIKSLPPVYLDDANDSFGIAQTEARTHGLQARILWIDGLANTDRINSADKIKALMAQIKNAGFNMVVLDVKPISGLTLYKSAYAPLLTGRGGKRFPDGFDPLAEVLRAAHPLGLQVIASMNAFAEGQLDAPLPQSPGYANPQWQTTIYETVTRVAPAGSTVNTILAGDTPNVLNENGDRVTIYQDLTKLKKDLDSRGNASLTVAVLNAQGQVTAVGNGQMMTVPTTGAPALPIPVPVPVVPAAPVAPAPAAPAPPIAPVPDAAAPALPPTAPAAPPAVIPAPTSKLGPMPARLAKGEMALVGIAGASNFLNAFARLGVTMTVTSLPDFHPIGKGAAHTGPLMVNPNDPTVQTRLLNMVGEVVGYGVDGVVFDDRLRYAGLNADFGDTTRAAFETYVGHSVKWPDDVFKYASDDLLSRRVVPGPLMETWLLWRAATIRNFLATAGARVKSLNKNTTISIYVGSTYSDYPKMGANWAADDFSAGYRFLTPSFQKTGMAGLVDWMTTGCYYRVGPMRDAGDIGQTSSYTVEAAGQFSNRAANDRTWVYAGLSLEMFNGRPDALRGALQAAAATTQGIMVFDLSHNIDQFWPVFKQAFALPALPPHTSPGLLDSVRAQHEAHKTSGLPDPPVIVFGGASGTGL, from the coding sequence TTGCGACATCTCCATCGTCTCATTCTGACGGCTGCGCTGCTCGGCGGCGCGGCCGCCGCTCACGCCCAGGATCCGGCGCTGCCGCCGTCGCCTGTCGTCGATCCGGCTGCCGGCGCTCCCACCCCGCTGGTTGTCCCGCCGCCGGTGCTGGCGACGCCTTCCTCGCCAATCAAGTCTTTGCCCCCGGTCTACCTGGATGACGCCAACGACAGCTTCGGCATCGCGCAGACCGAGGCGCGCACGCATGGCTTGCAGGCCCGCATTCTCTGGATCGATGGCCTCGCCAATACCGATCGCATCAACAGCGCGGACAAAATCAAAGCGCTGATGGCGCAGATCAAAAACGCAGGCTTCAATATGGTCGTGCTCGATGTCAAGCCGATCTCGGGTCTGACGCTGTACAAAAGCGCCTACGCCCCTTTGCTGACTGGGCGCGGCGGCAAACGTTTCCCGGATGGGTTCGACCCCCTGGCTGAGGTGCTGCGCGCCGCCCACCCGCTTGGTTTGCAAGTGATCGCCAGTATGAACGCATTCGCCGAGGGGCAGCTGGACGCGCCGCTGCCGCAGTCGCCCGGTTACGCCAATCCGCAGTGGCAGACGACGATTTATGAGACCGTCACCCGCGTCGCGCCGGCCGGATCGACCGTCAATACGATCCTCGCCGGCGACACGCCGAACGTTTTGAACGAAAACGGCGACCGCGTGACGATCTATCAGGATTTAACAAAGCTCAAGAAAGATTTGGACAGCCGGGGCAACGCCAGCCTGACCGTGGCCGTGCTGAACGCTCAGGGGCAGGTGACGGCGGTGGGTAACGGCCAGATGATGACCGTGCCGACCACCGGCGCTCCCGCGCTTCCAATTCCCGTTCCTGTTCCAGTAGTTCCGGCGGCGCCAGTGGCTCCCGCCCCGGCCGCTCCCGCGCCACCCATAGCCCCGGTTCCAGACGCCGCCGCGCCCGCATTGCCGCCTACGGCGCCAGCCGCTCCCCCGGCGGTCATTCCAGCGCCGACCAGCAAGCTCGGGCCTATGCCGGCCCGGCTCGCGAAAGGCGAAATGGCGCTTGTGGGGATCGCCGGCGCGTCGAACTTTCTCAACGCCTTCGCGCGGCTGGGCGTAACGATGACGGTGACATCGCTGCCGGACTTCCACCCGATCGGCAAAGGCGCGGCGCATACAGGCCCGCTGATGGTGAACCCGAACGATCCCACGGTCCAGACACGCCTGCTCAACATGGTCGGCGAAGTCGTAGGATATGGAGTGGATGGCGTCGTCTTCGACGACCGGCTCCGGTACGCGGGCCTGAACGCGGACTTTGGCGATACGACGCGGGCGGCCTTCGAGACCTATGTCGGGCATTCCGTGAAATGGCCGGACGACGTATTCAAGTACGCGTCGGACGATCTGCTGTCGCGCCGTGTTGTCCCGGGTCCATTGATGGAGACCTGGCTGCTCTGGCGCGCCGCGACGATCCGAAACTTTCTCGCGACGGCCGGCGCCCGCGTTAAGTCGCTCAATAAAAACACGACGATCAGCATTTACGTCGGCTCAACCTACAGCGACTACCCAAAGATGGGCGCGAACTGGGCCGCGGACGATTTCAGCGCTGGGTACCGATTTCTCACTCCAAGCTTTCAAAAGACGGGCATGGCCGGTCTTGTGGACTGGATGACGACCGGATGTTACTACCGCGTTGGCCCCATGCGCGACGCCGGCGATATCGGCCAAACGTCGAGCTATACCGTGGAGGCCGCCGGGCAGTTCAGCAACCGCGCGGCGAACGACCGGACGTGGGTGTACGCGGGGCTTTCGCTGGAGATGTTCAACGGCCGCCCCGACGCCCTCCGAGGCGCGCTCCAGGCGGCGGCCGCCACGACGCAGGGGATCATGGTCTTCGATCTCTCGCACAACATCGATCAGTTTTGGCCGGTGTTCAAGCAGGCGTTCGCGCTGCCGGCGCTGCCGCCGCACACGTCGCCTGGCCTGCTGGATTCGGTGCGCGCGCAGCACGAGGCGCACAAAACGTCCGGCCTGCCCGATCCTCCCGTCATCGTATTCGGCGGCGCGTCGGGAACGGGCTTATAA
- a CDS encoding rhomboid family intramembrane serine protease yields MRYGSPPNPMDQFRDLIRRGGIPVTNALLIANVVTFFALFLGGLPAAGFIQNFLAFDTDLFLHRPWTLFTYPLVATGFLNLLIGGFFLWLSGGSLERSWGSPRFARMFFALSAVFALFMSLGAHVLHMGNYPLDGFNLPLTGLIVAFCALNPEQTLMLYFVPVRARYLIYIVALFTWITYGKFLGLFACGGILVTYLYMTYFNTYGGRGYTVRGRDPKILHLNPKQNTARKVSLDGSAPRSPLDIAGRWRDYQEKKRLEQLLKNSGFTDKNDWLDDDPKRRR; encoded by the coding sequence ATGCGTTACGGCTCTCCGCCCAACCCGATGGACCAATTCCGCGATTTGATACGACGCGGCGGCATTCCCGTCACTAACGCGCTGCTGATCGCCAATGTCGTCACGTTTTTTGCTCTCTTTTTAGGCGGCCTTCCCGCCGCCGGTTTTATTCAGAACTTCCTGGCGTTCGATACGGATCTGTTCCTCCATCGTCCGTGGACGCTTTTCACGTATCCGCTGGTCGCGACGGGATTTTTGAATCTGCTGATCGGCGGATTTTTCCTTTGGCTCAGCGGCGGCAGCCTGGAGCGAAGCTGGGGCAGCCCGCGTTTCGCGCGGATGTTTTTCGCGCTCTCCGCAGTGTTCGCTCTCTTTATGTCGCTCGGCGCCCATGTGCTGCATATGGGCAATTATCCTCTCGATGGATTTAATCTGCCGCTGACGGGCTTGATCGTCGCCTTCTGCGCGCTCAATCCCGAGCAGACGCTCATGCTGTACTTCGTGCCGGTGCGCGCACGCTATTTGATCTATATCGTCGCGCTCTTCACCTGGATTACTTACGGGAAGTTTCTTGGTCTCTTCGCCTGCGGCGGTATCCTCGTGACGTATCTGTACATGACGTACTTCAATACGTACGGCGGGCGCGGCTACACGGTGCGCGGGCGGGATCCCAAGATCCTCCATTTGAACCCGAAGCAAAACACGGCGCGCAAGGTTTCGCTCGATGGTTCGGCGCCGCGCAGTCCTCTCGATATCGCCGGCCGCTGGCGTGACTATCAAGAGAAAAAACGGCTGGAGCAGCTTCTGAAAAATTCCGGTTTCACTGACAAGAACGACTGGCTCGACGACGACCCCAAGCGACGACGGTAA
- a CDS encoding DUF99 family protein — MSSSFSYVVGFDDFPFVRATRGDVPIVGAVYSGSRLEGVLGGRVRRDGANSTQRIAQLVSGSKYGSSIQLIFLQGIALGGFNVVDIHGLYETLGVPVLVVARRLPRMDSVKAALLTRVPGGARKWRLIERAGEMEPAAGVWVQRAGISLEDATAAVTRFAIHGVIPEPLRTAHLIAGGVATGQSRGRT, encoded by the coding sequence ATGTCGTCTTCGTTCTCATATGTGGTCGGGTTTGACGATTTCCCCTTTGTGCGCGCGACGCGCGGGGATGTGCCGATTGTCGGCGCGGTTTACTCAGGATCGCGCCTGGAGGGCGTGCTGGGCGGACGCGTGCGGCGCGACGGCGCGAATTCGACTCAGCGAATCGCGCAGCTTGTGTCCGGCTCGAAGTATGGAAGCTCCATTCAATTGATCTTTCTGCAAGGGATCGCGCTGGGCGGGTTCAATGTCGTGGATATTCATGGGCTGTATGAGACGCTGGGCGTTCCCGTGCTGGTGGTGGCGCGCCGTCTGCCGCGCATGGATTCCGTAAAGGCGGCGCTGCTGACGCGCGTTCCGGGCGGAGCGCGCAAGTGGCGGCTGATCGAACGGGCGGGGGAGATGGAGCCCGCCGCCGGCGTATGGGTGCAGCGCGCCGGGATCTCTTTGGAAGACGCGACGGCCGCCGTTACTCGTTTCGCGATCCATGGCGTCATTCCGGAGCCGCTGCGGACGGCGCATCTGATCGCGGGCGGTGTGGCGACCGGGCAAAGCCGGGGACGAACCTGA
- a CDS encoding thioredoxin fold domain-containing protein, whose translation MISRILTRTFVLLSLIAICAGQTRAAGIEWQPDWSSAVAQSSRTNKMILVDFYTDWCGWCKKLDADVYPKPAVISTVAQFVPVRLNAEKAGKELAERYQVNGYPTILILDSSGNVVDRCAGYMKPKEFVGWLNEVLHGGDASGSAAPSDGAANDTPSNGVASDTDVPKTTTSHNASVIHMSRIRETTKFVPTYQGDPIEAAPTMTLAQKYLDRGDAAGAGRVAVKVAHGGGTVPAAFYSKLGDAALRGKKTDAAWGWFQLALKTAKSDQDIAYAQLQSARTEMALGSLTPAKAHLKALTESAGAPAKIKSEAQSLLDGIGAPATR comes from the coding sequence ATGATTTCCCGAATATTGACGCGAACGTTCGTGCTGCTGTCCCTGATCGCGATCTGTGCGGGGCAAACGCGCGCCGCCGGAATTGAATGGCAGCCGGATTGGAGCAGCGCCGTCGCGCAGTCGTCGCGAACGAATAAAATGATCCTGGTGGATTTTTATACGGATTGGTGCGGCTGGTGCAAGAAACTGGACGCAGACGTTTACCCGAAACCCGCAGTTATCAGTACAGTCGCCCAGTTTGTCCCCGTTCGACTCAATGCGGAGAAAGCCGGCAAGGAATTGGCGGAGCGGTACCAGGTGAACGGTTACCCCACCATCCTGATATTGGACAGTTCCGGAAACGTCGTGGACCGATGCGCGGGATATATGAAGCCGAAAGAGTTTGTTGGTTGGCTGAACGAAGTCTTGCACGGCGGCGACGCTTCCGGCAGCGCAGCGCCAAGTGACGGCGCGGCCAATGACACCCCATCCAACGGCGTTGCATCGGACACCGACGTTCCGAAAACCACAACATCGCACAATGCGTCCGTTATTCACATGTCTCGTATTCGCGAGACGACGAAGTTCGTTCCCACCTACCAGGGCGATCCCATTGAAGCCGCGCCGACCATGACGCTGGCGCAGAAGTATCTGGATCGCGGCGATGCGGCGGGAGCCGGGCGGGTCGCCGTCAAAGTCGCGCATGGCGGCGGGACGGTTCCCGCCGCGTTCTATAGCAAATTGGGCGACGCCGCGCTGCGAGGCAAGAAGACGGACGCGGCGTGGGGCTGGTTTCAGCTGGCGCTGAAAACCGCGAAGTCCGACCAAGACATCGCGTATGCGCAGCTGCAATCGGCGAGGACCGAGATGGCGCTGGGCTCCTTGACCCCGGCGAAGGCGCATTTGAAAGCGCTCACGGAAAGCGCGGGCGCGCCCGCCAAGATCAAATCCGAGGCGCAGTCGTTATTGGATGGGATCGGCGCTCCGGCCACGCGTTAG
- a CDS encoding DUF1287 domain-containing protein yields MSNKKRTVGLVAAVCIAAVAGGAWGGYHKYFQAYSPASRAPLAESADKLTPFQKSVLSDLNRQCASGIIYQDGYFSGGEPPPKIGVCTDVVIRSYRAAGVDLQTAVAADIAAAPEAYHIARPDPNIDHRRCRNLTIFFRRHARTLPASGPNADWEPGDIVFWDTFGDGQAHHVGVIANHLGASGAPTVTHHWPGQIVSEMDWLYRLHPISHYRWRQSDAARAPHSV; encoded by the coding sequence ATGTCGAACAAGAAGCGAACCGTTGGACTGGTCGCCGCGGTGTGCATTGCCGCCGTCGCCGGCGGCGCATGGGGCGGTTATCACAAGTATTTCCAGGCGTATTCGCCGGCGTCCCGCGCGCCTTTGGCGGAGTCGGCGGACAAACTCACCCCGTTTCAGAAATCGGTTCTGTCGGACCTCAATCGGCAGTGCGCATCCGGCATCATCTATCAAGACGGCTACTTCTCCGGCGGCGAACCGCCGCCGAAGATCGGGGTGTGCACCGATGTTGTGATCCGCTCTTACCGGGCGGCAGGCGTGGATCTACAGACGGCGGTGGCGGCGGATATCGCCGCCGCTCCAGAAGCTTATCATATTGCTCGCCCCGATCCGAACATCGACCATCGGCGCTGCCGCAATCTGACAATCTTCTTCCGGCGGCATGCGCGGACGCTGCCGGCGTCCGGGCCGAATGCCGACTGGGAGCCGGGCGACATCGTGTTCTGGGACACCTTCGGCGACGGTCAGGCGCACCATGTCGGCGTCATTGCAAATCATCTGGGCGCCAGCGGAGCGCCTACCGTCACGCACCATTGGCCCGGTCAGATCGTCTCGGAAATGGACTGGCTTTATCGCCTTCACCCAATCAGTCATTATCGCTGGCGCCAATCAGACGCCGCTAGGGCTCCACATTCGGTATAA
- the cysN gene encoding sulfate adenylyltransferase subunit CysN, whose translation MTEVFVEPEFTSAGYLDMELLRFTTAGSVDDGKSTLIGRLLYDSKSIFDDQYDAIKESSEKRGEEYVNLALLTDGLRAEREQGITIDVAYRYFATPKRKFIIADTPGHIQYTRNMVTGASTANLAIILIDARKGVIEQTCRHTIIASLLRIPHVVVCVNKMDLVEYKQEVFEGIRKDFEAFASHLEVTDLHFLPISALNGDNVVDRSTNMDWYQGPTLLSVLETTHISSDHNHTDGRFPVQYVIRPQSTEHHDYRGYAGRIAGGVFKPGDAVTVLPSGFTSRVKSVDSYSESLPEAFAPMSVTLTLEDEIDISRGDMIVGSCDVTPEVSQDLEIMVCWLNEKKLALNGKYTIKHTSREARCIVKDIQYKLNISNMERITDDNDVNMNDIARVTLRTTQPLVFDKYSRNRITGSVILIDEATNTTVGAGMIV comes from the coding sequence ATGACTGAAGTATTCGTAGAGCCAGAATTCACCAGCGCCGGCTACCTTGATATGGAGCTGCTGCGCTTTACCACGGCGGGAAGCGTCGACGACGGCAAGAGCACCCTCATCGGCCGCCTGCTGTACGACAGCAAGTCGATCTTCGACGATCAGTACGACGCCATCAAAGAGTCCAGTGAGAAGCGCGGCGAGGAGTACGTCAATCTCGCCCTTCTCACGGACGGTCTGCGGGCAGAGCGCGAGCAGGGCATCACGATCGATGTCGCCTACCGATATTTCGCCACGCCCAAGCGCAAGTTTATCATCGCGGATACCCCCGGACATATCCAGTACACCCGCAACATGGTCACGGGCGCGTCCACCGCAAACCTCGCGATCATCTTGATCGACGCCCGCAAAGGCGTCATCGAGCAGACCTGCCGGCATACGATCATCGCGTCCCTGCTGCGTATCCCGCATGTCGTGGTCTGCGTCAACAAGATGGACCTCGTCGAGTACAAGCAGGAAGTCTTCGAAGGGATTCGCAAGGACTTTGAGGCGTTCGCGTCGCACCTGGAAGTGACGGATCTGCACTTCCTGCCGATCAGCGCGCTGAACGGCGATAACGTTGTGGACCGCTCGACGAATATGGATTGGTATCAGGGGCCGACGCTCCTCTCGGTCCTGGAAACCACGCATATCAGCAGCGATCACAACCACACCGATGGGCGTTTCCCCGTCCAGTACGTCATCCGGCCCCAATCCACCGAGCACCACGACTATCGCGGGTACGCCGGGCGCATTGCCGGAGGCGTGTTCAAACCAGGCGACGCCGTGACGGTGCTGCCGTCGGGCTTTACCTCGCGCGTCAAATCCGTCGACAGTTATTCCGAGTCGCTCCCGGAGGCGTTCGCGCCGATGTCCGTGACGCTGACTCTGGAGGACGAGATCGACATCAGCCGAGGCGATATGATCGTCGGCTCCTGCGATGTCACGCCCGAAGTCTCTCAGGACCTGGAAATCATGGTCTGCTGGCTGAACGAGAAGAAGCTGGCGCTAAACGGCAAGTACACGATCAAGCACACGAGCCGCGAAGCGCGCTGCATCGTGAAGGACATCCAGTACAAGCTCAATATCAGCAACATGGAGCGGATCACCGATGACAACGATGTCAACATGAACGACATCGCGCGCGTCACGCTGCGAACGACCCAGCCGCTGGTGTTCGACAAGTACAGCCGCAACCGCATCACCGGCAGCGTCATTCTGATCGACGAAGCCACCAACACCACGGTCGGCGCCGGCATGATCGTCTGA